One window of the Leptospira koniambonensis genome contains the following:
- the gmd gene encoding GDP-mannose 4,6-dehydratase, protein MKKALITGITGQDGSYLTELLLEKKYEVHGIVRRTSSLNRDRIEHLRGNPHLFLHYGDLTDSSNLNRVLEKVQPDEIYNLAAQSHVGVSFEVPEYTAEVDAVGTLRILDAIKQTGVKSRFYQASTSELYGKVQAVPQDEKTPFYPRSPYAVAKLYAYWAVVNYREAFGLHASNGILFNHESPRRGEGFVTRKITLGVAGLVSGKGGPIHLGNIDAKRDWGYAPDYVNMMWMMLQQSEPDDYVVATNETHTVREFIEESFRHLDIQVEWKGKGDQEKGYNKKDGKLLIEVDPNFYRPTEVDLLIGDPAKAKAKLGWEPKVKFKELVEIMIKADCKTAGINI, encoded by the coding sequence ATGAAAAAGGCGCTTATTACAGGGATCACTGGACAAGACGGATCCTATCTTACCGAACTTCTTTTGGAAAAAAAATACGAAGTGCACGGGATCGTCCGCAGAACCAGCTCTTTAAACCGAGATCGGATCGAACATTTAAGAGGAAACCCTCACCTTTTTCTACATTACGGAGACTTAACCGATTCCAGTAACCTAAACAGGGTTTTAGAAAAAGTCCAACCAGACGAAATTTATAATCTAGCTGCTCAATCTCACGTAGGAGTTTCTTTTGAAGTTCCTGAATACACTGCAGAAGTAGATGCAGTCGGAACTTTAAGAATTTTAGATGCAATCAAACAAACTGGAGTGAAGTCCAGATTCTACCAAGCTTCTACTTCTGAATTGTACGGAAAAGTCCAGGCTGTTCCCCAAGACGAAAAAACTCCATTCTATCCGAGATCACCTTACGCAGTCGCAAAATTATATGCATACTGGGCAGTAGTAAATTACAGAGAAGCATTTGGATTACATGCTTCTAACGGAATTTTATTTAACCACGAATCTCCGAGAAGGGGAGAAGGTTTCGTAACCAGAAAGATCACTCTTGGAGTCGCCGGACTCGTTTCTGGAAAAGGTGGTCCGATCCACTTAGGGAACATAGACGCAAAAAGAGACTGGGGTTATGCGCCAGATTATGTAAATATGATGTGGATGATGTTACAACAATCAGAACCAGACGATTATGTAGTAGCAACCAATGAAACACATACAGTCAGAGAATTTATAGAAGAATCTTTCAGACATCTAGACATCCAAGTAGAATGGAAAGGAAAAGGTGACCAAGAGAAAGGTTATAATAAGAAAGACGGAAAACTTTTAATAGAAGTAGATCCTAATTTTTACAGACCAACCGAAGTAGATCTTTTGATCGGAGATCCTGCAAAAGCAAAAGCAAAACTTGGTTGGGAGCCTAAGGTTAAGTTTAAAGAACTAGTAGAGATCATGATCAAAGCAGATTGCAAAACTGCTGGGATCAATATCTAG
- a CDS encoding MATE family efflux transporter, producing MASLYKKILKLYRPSRLNIKILSLALPVVFGMLSQSLIWITDTVMVGYLGQNAIAAIGIGGTSYYTLVAFLIGFSMGVQIIVARRFGEGKRSEIGKVGVSTLYLSLLLGSFLSISGPWVSESLMFLIGPEKTVNTLGTEYLYFRFIGSGFYFLGFCFRGFMDGLGLTKAGFVSMAVTTIANIIFNWIFIYGNLGFSPMGLGGAGLASSISGFAGLLVFPIFFFYYKLGKYFEGVNLLPSKEHIIEIFKVGIPPGFEEGLVNVAFVIFSKIQGLISVLAVAASNVLFSTLSFAFLPGYAFGVAATTILGQAMGAKKYKLAYHSAFRSAFISAHVMGFIGLCFIFLGKIIVYAMTRDQALVEECYPVLLLLGVIQIGDAYHMVIGAALRGAGLQNYVFRIYILLTYLVMLPLAYLFGIVWKGGTLGIWAAIFVWISSLSLIFIYEFRKKNWIKGTV from the coding sequence TTGGCCTCTTTATATAAAAAAATACTCAAACTATATCGCCCTAGCCGATTAAACATTAAAATCCTTTCTTTAGCATTACCTGTTGTTTTCGGAATGTTAAGCCAATCTTTGATTTGGATTACGGATACTGTTATGGTCGGATATCTTGGCCAAAATGCGATCGCAGCGATTGGTATTGGTGGGACTAGTTATTACACTCTTGTTGCTTTCCTAATCGGATTTTCAATGGGAGTTCAGATCATAGTCGCGAGAAGGTTTGGAGAAGGAAAAAGATCCGAGATAGGAAAAGTAGGAGTTTCTACACTTTATCTTTCTTTACTCTTAGGATCTTTCTTATCAATATCCGGACCTTGGGTTTCAGAATCTCTCATGTTTTTGATCGGCCCTGAAAAAACAGTCAATACACTTGGGACCGAATATTTATATTTTAGATTTATAGGCAGTGGATTTTATTTTTTAGGATTCTGTTTCAGAGGGTTCATGGATGGTCTTGGGTTAACCAAGGCAGGTTTTGTTTCCATGGCAGTGACTACGATCGCAAATATAATCTTTAACTGGATATTTATCTACGGCAATCTAGGATTTTCTCCTATGGGACTAGGTGGTGCTGGACTTGCATCTTCTATATCTGGATTTGCTGGGCTACTTGTATTTCCTATATTCTTTTTTTATTATAAATTAGGGAAATATTTCGAAGGAGTAAACCTTCTACCAAGCAAAGAACATATAATTGAAATTTTCAAAGTAGGAATTCCTCCAGGATTTGAGGAAGGATTAGTTAACGTTGCATTCGTGATCTTCTCCAAAATACAGGGGCTGATCTCTGTGTTAGCAGTTGCTGCGTCTAATGTCCTTTTTTCAACATTAAGTTTTGCATTCTTACCTGGATACGCATTCGGAGTGGCGGCCACTACAATCTTAGGACAAGCAATGGGAGCTAAAAAATACAAATTGGCTTATCATTCTGCGTTCCGTTCCGCATTCATTTCTGCACATGTGATGGGATTCATAGGTTTATGTTTTATCTTCTTAGGAAAGATCATTGTGTATGCGATGACCAGAGACCAAGCCTTGGTAGAAGAATGTTATCCTGTGCTGTTATTATTAGGAGTCATCCAGATAGGAGACGCATATCATATGGTGATCGGTGCAGCTTTAAGAGGAGCCGGTTTGCAGAACTATGTCTTTAGGATCTATATTCTTCTCACCTATTTAGTAATGCTTCCGTTGGCTTATCTTTTCGGGATCGTATGGAAAGGTGGAACTCTTGGTATCTGGGCAGCTATATTCGTTTGGATCTCATCACTTTCCCTTATTTTCATTTACGAATTTAGAAAGAAAAATTGGATAAAAGGGACAGTTTGA
- a CDS encoding adenosine deaminase, giving the protein MDSNIGFADLHNHLYGSLKPELLRQMGLNNPSPRWEIFTKPFQELYGKSINTETFFEDHKSLEDFKKIYLFNHQGPFPEFQAKFNLIIALSKFDPQEIKFVSKHITKDQYEEGVVFGEYRIMYSPLDTYQGIYSKTLAACEGFEEAESELSGNAKSRLVVSLHRDGDIFKEYEMLKEMMEKDPLIKKYLVGLDFCYIEEGFPPKGKKEFLKEIQKDNNAETSTALTVLYHVGESFLDKTLLSASRWILETAEWGAHRLGHAIAVGLDPNAYLGKKVLEPVSEREDTLKFQLDHWDEISKYGELPPKKRLESELDSIRHKEKVEISVTENLVSETKVFQEYCMDRIKNTNAVIESCPSSNEYIGMVRDKAHHPLIRFARKDLKITISTDDPGIFGTNIKEEYDKAHSLGLDAEYLEKIRKNSFQYTSEILSGRITEQGAIL; this is encoded by the coding sequence ATGGATTCGAATATAGGATTTGCTGACCTTCATAATCATCTATACGGTAGTCTGAAACCTGAACTTCTTAGGCAGATGGGATTGAATAATCCATCTCCTCGTTGGGAAATTTTTACAAAACCTTTCCAGGAACTTTATGGAAAGTCCATCAATACAGAAACTTTCTTCGAAGATCATAAGTCTTTAGAAGATTTTAAGAAGATCTATTTATTTAATCACCAAGGTCCTTTTCCTGAGTTCCAGGCAAAGTTCAATCTGATCATTGCACTTTCTAAATTTGATCCTCAAGAGATTAAATTTGTATCTAAACATATCACCAAAGATCAATACGAAGAAGGTGTAGTCTTTGGAGAATATCGTATCATGTATTCTCCGCTCGATACTTACCAAGGAATTTATTCTAAAACGTTAGCTGCTTGCGAAGGTTTTGAAGAAGCAGAATCAGAACTTTCCGGAAATGCAAAATCTCGTTTAGTAGTTTCTTTACATAGGGACGGAGACATTTTTAAAGAATACGAAATGTTAAAAGAGATGATGGAAAAAGATCCCCTCATCAAAAAATATCTAGTCGGTTTAGATTTTTGTTATATTGAAGAAGGTTTTCCGCCTAAGGGAAAAAAGGAATTTTTAAAAGAAATTCAGAAAGATAATAATGCAGAAACTTCTACAGCGCTTACCGTTCTTTATCATGTGGGGGAGTCTTTCTTGGATAAAACTCTTCTATCCGCATCTCGCTGGATTTTAGAAACAGCCGAATGGGGAGCGCATAGGCTTGGACATGCAATCGCGGTTGGATTAGATCCGAACGCTTATCTTGGGAAAAAAGTTTTAGAGCCAGTCTCCGAAAGAGAAGATACTCTCAAATTCCAATTAGATCATTGGGATGAAATTTCCAAATACGGAGAATTACCTCCTAAAAAAAGATTAGAATCTGAATTGGATTCGATCCGACATAAGGAGAAGGTAGAAATTTCCGTTACTGAAAACCTGGTCTCTGAAACAAAGGTATTTCAAGAGTATTGTATGGATCGGATCAAAAATACGAATGCGGTCATTGAGTCTTGTCCAAGTTCCAATGAGTATATTGGAATGGTAAGAGACAAGGCTCACCATCCTTTAATTAGATTCGCTCGTAAAGATCTGAAAATTACGATCTCTACTGATGATCCTGGGATTTTCGGGACCAATATCAAAGAAGAATATGATAAGGCTCATAGTTTAGGATTGGATGCTGAATATCTGGAAAAGATCAGGAAGAATTCTTTCCAATACACCTCCGAAATTCTATCCGGAAGAATAACAGAGCAAGGAGCTATTCTCTAA
- a CDS encoding TrkH family potassium uptake protein: MNPFLDPDLRIKLVSEWGRISLFFEENIKPILRFIFGVLGVISLFILIFLYGFYYPPEWIHSLRLVTVTIVWYLVIYEFLSFIFTLSPYKAYLKFHKIETFVVLLVILQFFFEEKIESILSQQRTEEVVLLFLSLSQLTLAFGGFAHFLRRARLSLGKISPSLVMTGSFAILIILGTAALSLPRAGARPIQLVDLFFTAVSAVCVTGLSTIDVSQDLTGTGQVILMVLVQLGGLGLMTLTVFFALVLEGQVSVTEKLIVKDLFSQESIGRAGSILKQVAYQTFAIEGVGSIFLYFTFPKELGLSQKELIFQSVFHSITGFCNAGFALFSKGLAEPYFKGSYSFLSILMILIVFGGLGFPTVNQLLKKIRFDGESFRHRFSLGSKLILVTTLFLLLFGWISYWVLERNFSLKGLSWYDQAFHSLFYSVTTRTAGFNTLDTSTMGIPMVFVSLFLMWVGASPNSTGGGIKTSTLALAVLQFYQFFTGKERVDIFGRTVAENSLSRASVAIVLSMFIIFMGIFFLICFEKPLPFLDICYEVVSAYGTTGLTRGITSKFETPGKLLLCVIMFVGRVGVLTVLLAFVPKPKPRRYWYPEEYVVVG, translated from the coding sequence ATGAATCCTTTTTTAGATCCCGATTTACGGATAAAATTAGTTTCCGAATGGGGAAGGATCTCACTCTTCTTCGAAGAAAATATTAAACCTATCTTAAGATTTATATTTGGTGTTCTAGGAGTTATTTCTCTTTTTATACTGATCTTTCTATATGGATTCTATTATCCACCCGAGTGGATTCATTCACTTCGCCTGGTTACTGTAACTATAGTTTGGTATTTAGTAATTTATGAATTTTTAAGTTTTATATTCACATTAAGTCCATACAAGGCTTATTTAAAATTTCATAAGATAGAAACATTTGTAGTCTTACTCGTGATCTTACAATTCTTCTTTGAAGAAAAAATAGAATCTATTCTTTCCCAACAAAGAACAGAAGAAGTTGTACTTTTATTTTTATCTTTAAGTCAGTTGACATTGGCGTTCGGTGGGTTTGCTCATTTTTTAAGAAGAGCAAGACTTTCTCTCGGAAAAATTTCTCCATCTTTGGTGATGACTGGAAGTTTCGCTATCCTGATAATTTTGGGAACCGCTGCATTATCCCTTCCTAGAGCAGGAGCAAGGCCAATTCAACTAGTAGATCTCTTTTTTACTGCAGTAAGTGCCGTTTGTGTAACTGGGCTAAGCACGATTGATGTTTCTCAAGATTTAACTGGAACAGGACAAGTGATCTTGATGGTTCTTGTTCAGCTCGGTGGACTAGGGCTAATGACTTTGACTGTGTTCTTTGCATTAGTTTTAGAAGGACAAGTTTCCGTTACCGAAAAACTGATCGTTAAGGATCTATTTAGCCAAGAATCTATAGGAAGAGCTGGCTCCATCTTAAAACAAGTTGCCTACCAAACATTTGCGATAGAAGGGGTCGGTTCTATTTTTCTATACTTCACATTTCCGAAAGAATTAGGACTTTCACAAAAAGAACTTATCTTTCAATCTGTATTTCATTCTATAACAGGATTTTGTAATGCAGGTTTTGCACTTTTTTCTAAGGGACTCGCAGAGCCTTATTTCAAGGGATCATATTCATTTCTTTCTATATTGATGATCTTGATCGTATTCGGCGGTTTAGGTTTTCCTACTGTGAATCAACTTTTAAAGAAGATTAGATTTGACGGAGAATCTTTTAGACATCGTTTTTCTTTGGGTTCAAAGCTGATCCTTGTCACTACATTATTTTTATTACTCTTTGGTTGGATATCCTACTGGGTATTAGAAAGAAATTTTAGTTTGAAGGGTTTGAGTTGGTATGACCAGGCATTTCATTCTTTATTCTATTCAGTCACAACAAGGACCGCAGGATTTAATACCTTGGATACTTCTACCATGGGGATCCCGATGGTGTTTGTGAGTTTATTTTTGATGTGGGTGGGTGCTTCTCCTAATTCAACAGGAGGAGGGATCAAAACTTCTACCTTGGCACTTGCGGTTTTGCAATTTTATCAATTCTTTACTGGGAAAGAAAGAGTAGATATATTTGGGAGAACTGTCGCAGAAAATTCTCTTTCAAGAGCATCTGTTGCAATCGTACTTTCTATGTTTATAATATTCATGGGCATCTTCTTCCTGATCTGTTTTGAGAAACCTTTGCCTTTTCTGGATATTTGTTATGAAGTAGTTTCTGCTTACGGGACTACAGGTCTAACTCGGGGGATTACTTCTAAGTTTGAAACTCCTGGAAAATTGCTCTTATGCGTTATAATGTTTGTGGGAAGGGTTGGAGTTCTAACAGTGTTATTAGCTTTTGTTCCAAAACCTAAACCTAGAAGATATTGGTATCCTGAAGAATATGTCGTGGTCGGTTAA
- a CDS encoding potassium channel family protein has translation MRKKRIAVIGLGDFGIELVKRLYEDGQEVTAIDQDKNKIDRIREFSTYCVAIDSTDESELKEHGLDEMDAVVLAIGDNFENLIVTADALKKIGAINIFARYQSDLNKRVLQMLGIENLFNPEERAAHSMAEQLSNSSVKGVTLLGQDYRILEAMVPKHMQGKTVQGAKLREDWNLNLITVKRPKKTRRKSDRKDEEVLGIPSPNLVLSEGDILVLFGKAEDLEQMIGNR, from the coding sequence ATGAGAAAGAAAAGGATCGCAGTCATTGGCCTCGGAGATTTCGGGATAGAACTCGTAAAAAGACTTTATGAAGACGGACAAGAAGTCACCGCAATTGATCAGGATAAAAACAAGATAGATCGTATCAGAGAATTTTCTACTTACTGCGTTGCGATTGATTCTACTGACGAATCAGAATTGAAAGAACATGGTTTGGATGAAATGGATGCAGTTGTTTTAGCGATCGGAGATAATTTTGAAAATCTGATCGTGACCGCGGATGCATTAAAGAAGATCGGTGCGATCAATATATTCGCGCGTTACCAATCCGATCTAAACAAAAGAGTTTTGCAGATGTTGGGGATTGAGAACTTATTCAATCCAGAAGAGAGAGCAGCTCATTCTATGGCAGAGCAACTTTCAAATAGTAGTGTAAAAGGTGTTACCCTGCTTGGACAAGATTATAGAATTTTAGAAGCTATGGTCCCGAAACATATGCAAGGAAAGACTGTTCAAGGCGCAAAACTTAGAGAAGATTGGAACTTAAATTTGATCACAGTCAAAAGACCTAAAAAGACCAGAAGAAAATCAGATCGGAAAGACGAAGAAGTTTTAGGGATTCCTTCTCCAAATCTTGTATTATCAGAAGGAGATATCTTAGTTCTATTCGGAAAAGCGGAAGACCTGGAACAGATGATCGGAAATCGTTAA
- a CDS encoding aldo/keto reductase produces the protein MKKRRLGKTGMVVSEICMGTMTFGSSCDEKEAHRILNKAFDSGIDFYDTAEIYPVPPEAEYVHETEKIFGNWLKTKKRESILIATKVCGPGHGWFTPPVREGKTALDRRNIKVAIEGSLKRLGTDYIDLYQTHWPDHDFGFEETLEALTELIDEGKVRYIGSSNETAWGTMKSLEVSRTNKLARYESIQNNFSILNRRFEDALSDICRREQISLLPYSPLAGGVLTGKYNGPTPPENARFTRYSKLPTERQRRMAHRFLNEGTLASTKELIEIAKEAGMSVTTLSVAWSKQHDYVASTIIGANTVEQLEESLKATDLILSDDILKKIDEVSKKIPYPMG, from the coding sequence ATGAAAAAAAGAAGGCTTGGAAAAACAGGGATGGTGGTCTCCGAAATTTGTATGGGGACCATGACTTTTGGCTCCAGTTGTGACGAGAAAGAAGCACATCGGATTTTGAATAAAGCCTTCGATTCGGGAATAGATTTTTATGATACTGCTGAGATCTATCCTGTTCCTCCAGAAGCAGAGTATGTTCATGAAACGGAAAAAATTTTTGGTAATTGGTTAAAGACTAAGAAGAGAGAATCCATTCTGATCGCAACGAAAGTCTGCGGCCCTGGACATGGATGGTTCACTCCTCCTGTAAGAGAAGGTAAAACCGCATTAGATCGCAGAAACATAAAAGTAGCGATCGAAGGAAGTTTGAAAAGACTTGGAACAGATTATATAGACTTATACCAAACTCATTGGCCAGATCACGATTTCGGATTCGAAGAAACATTAGAAGCTTTGACCGAATTAATCGACGAAGGTAAAGTTAGATATATAGGAAGCAGTAACGAGACTGCATGGGGAACCATGAAAAGTTTGGAAGTTTCCCGCACGAACAAACTCGCAAGATACGAATCCATCCAAAACAATTTCAGCATTTTAAACAGAAGATTCGAAGACGCTCTTTCTGATATTTGTAGAAGAGAACAGATCAGCCTTCTTCCCTACTCACCTTTAGCAGGAGGAGTATTGACCGGAAAGTATAACGGACCAACTCCGCCTGAAAACGCAAGATTCACACGTTATTCAAAACTTCCTACAGAAAGACAAAGAAGAATGGCACATCGTTTCCTGAATGAGGGAACACTTGCATCTACAAAAGAACTGATAGAAATAGCTAAGGAAGCAGGGATGAGTGTGACTACTCTATCGGTTGCTTGGTCCAAACAACATGACTATGTTGCTTCTACAATTATTGGAGCCAATACTGTAGAACAATTGGAAGAAAGTTTAAAAGCTACTGATCTAATCTTGTCCGATGATATTTTGAAAAAAATAGACGAGGTTTCTAAAAAGATCCCTTATCCTATGGGATGA
- a CDS encoding gamma-glutamyltransferase family protein, whose product MKKILTYSLSGILVIVLVLVILYYATSQPGETMSFQDPYHTERSTAHGSKLMVASGHPLATKAALEILEKGGNAADAGVAALLVLNVTQGEEASFPGVAPLLYYDQTDKKVHSYIGVGTAPAKATIEYFKSRGHESIPMLKYSSQLVPASPDVIVALLKKYGTKSFEEVSKPAIQIAEEGFPVHRILMRNLNIGVFKRLGLKFLLPYNAKIYVGDKWWKPLQAGERFKRPALSATLKELAEAEKAASSSGKNRAESLEALRDYFYKGPIADKIAKAHSEHDGTMAKSDLVRYSADWEIPLQGNYGSYTIFSNRTWNQGAVVPIVLQILEGIDLKSMGHNSKEYVHTVTQAIELAMADREKYFGDPAYVSVPEKGLLSKEYAAERRKLLQSKAFGKTPPSGNPFLFESPASAKKIAYQKEDSLAINEESFFDLTPSFWERTESGKIGRDTTYLSIIDSKGNSLSLTPSDFPQSPIIEGDITLGIRMTQFRLDPNHPSALVPGKRPTITPNASMVFKDGKFWMSFGTPGGDMQTQAVVQVFLNLVVFGMDPQEAVSAPRFRSLNWPDAFSPHKYYPGRIELEEDIYKKEGKALETLGYEVKEREKWEYDFGAPCISLKDPKTGILYGGADPRKESWAEGK is encoded by the coding sequence ATGAAAAAAATCCTAACGTATTCTTTATCAGGAATTCTAGTAATCGTTCTAGTGTTAGTAATACTCTATTATGCAACTTCCCAACCTGGAGAGACTATGAGTTTCCAAGATCCGTATCATACAGAAAGATCCACCGCCCATGGTTCTAAATTGATGGTAGCAAGCGGTCATCCATTGGCTACCAAAGCTGCTTTGGAAATTTTGGAGAAGGGTGGGAATGCAGCGGATGCAGGAGTGGCAGCACTTTTAGTTCTGAATGTGACCCAAGGAGAAGAAGCATCTTTTCCTGGAGTTGCTCCCCTGCTTTATTATGACCAAACAGATAAAAAAGTTCATAGTTATATTGGCGTTGGGACTGCACCTGCAAAGGCAACGATAGAATATTTTAAATCTAGAGGACATGAATCCATTCCAATGTTGAAATATTCTTCTCAATTGGTTCCTGCATCTCCTGATGTGATCGTTGCATTACTCAAAAAATATGGAACAAAATCTTTTGAAGAAGTAAGTAAACCAGCAATCCAAATTGCTGAAGAAGGTTTTCCTGTTCACAGAATTTTAATGAGGAATTTGAACATAGGAGTTTTCAAAAGATTAGGTCTTAAATTTTTGCTTCCTTATAACGCAAAAATTTATGTGGGAGATAAATGGTGGAAACCACTTCAAGCCGGAGAAAGATTTAAAAGACCTGCGTTATCCGCAACATTGAAAGAGTTGGCAGAAGCAGAGAAGGCAGCTTCTTCTTCTGGAAAAAACCGCGCAGAGTCTCTCGAAGCTTTAAGAGATTATTTTTATAAGGGACCAATCGCAGATAAAATCGCAAAAGCCCACTCAGAACATGATGGTACAATGGCTAAGTCGGATCTAGTTAGATACAGCGCCGACTGGGAAATTCCCTTACAAGGCAACTATGGATCTTATACAATCTTCTCCAATCGAACTTGGAACCAAGGTGCAGTCGTTCCTATCGTTCTACAAATTTTAGAAGGTATAGATCTTAAATCCATGGGTCATAACTCTAAGGAGTACGTTCACACTGTAACCCAAGCGATTGAATTAGCAATGGCAGATCGTGAAAAATATTTTGGAGATCCAGCTTATGTTTCCGTTCCGGAGAAGGGCCTGCTCAGCAAAGAATATGCCGCAGAGAGAAGAAAACTTCTACAATCTAAAGCTTTTGGAAAAACTCCTCCATCAGGAAATCCATTCTTATTCGAATCTCCAGCTAGCGCAAAAAAGATCGCTTATCAAAAAGAAGATTCTCTCGCTATAAATGAAGAATCTTTCTTTGATCTTACTCCAAGTTTTTGGGAAAGAACGGAATCAGGAAAAATAGGAAGAGATACAACTTACCTAAGCATTATTGACTCTAAAGGAAATTCTCTCTCCTTAACGCCGAGTGATTTTCCTCAGTCTCCAATTATAGAGGGTGATATCACTTTAGGAATTAGAATGACCCAATTCCGATTAGATCCAAACCATCCATCTGCTTTGGTTCCGGGGAAAAGGCCAACGATTACGCCTAACGCGTCCATGGTATTTAAAGATGGAAAATTTTGGATGAGTTTTGGAACTCCAGGCGGAGATATGCAAACCCAAGCAGTAGTCCAAGTATTCTTAAATTTAGTAGTTTTTGGAATGGATCCACAAGAAGCAGTGAGTGCTCCTCGTTTTCGATCCTTGAACTGGCCCGACGCCTTCTCCCCTCATAAATATTATCCGGGAAGAATAGAATTAGAAGAAGATATCTATAAAAAAGAAGGAAAAGCACTCGAAACACTTGGTTACGAAGTCAAAGAAAGAGAAAAGTGGGAATATGATTTTGGGGCTCCTTGTATTTCTTTAAAAGATCCTAAAACAGGAATTTTATATGGCGGAGCCGATCCAAGAAAAGAATCCTGGGCGGAAGGAAAATAA
- a CDS encoding MFS transporter, translating to MTKRFSFHYAWIVLIVTFFTLIVAAGVRSMPGILIVPLEKEFGWNRSAISFAVSVNLLLYGLVGPFAAGLMNRFGIKRIMVFALALLISGILLTTIMRTNWELVVLWGVMVGFGSGMAALVLGATVVNRWFVSHRGLLMGILTASTATGQIIFLPFLASLTEQEGWRNAVYAVASILAILLPTVFFLMKDSPKQSGLLPYGAKSEEEGILPVSGNPFMEAISALRVGLRSRNFWLLAGSFFVCGASTNGLVGTHLVPACSDHGIPEVRAAGLLALMGIFDLIGTVGSGWLSDRVNNKILLFMYYGLRGISLLLLPQAFDPESNKLSIFAVFYGLDWIATVPPTVALTAKIFGREKVGLMFGWVVAFHQIGAAVAAFGAGYIRTVQGEYDLAFMFAGALCVITALGIFAVSTEKEEGKLSETPEFAS from the coding sequence TTGACCAAACGTTTTTCTTTTCATTATGCTTGGATCGTTTTGATCGTTACATTTTTCACTTTGATCGTTGCTGCCGGAGTCAGGTCCATGCCTGGAATTCTGATCGTTCCCCTCGAAAAAGAGTTCGGTTGGAATAGATCGGCAATCTCCTTTGCGGTCTCTGTAAACCTTTTATTATATGGATTAGTCGGACCATTCGCTGCAGGACTCATGAATCGTTTTGGTATAAAACGAATTATGGTATTCGCACTCGCGCTATTGATCTCAGGAATCCTGCTAACAACAATTATGCGGACAAACTGGGAACTAGTAGTTCTTTGGGGAGTCATGGTTGGATTCGGTTCCGGAATGGCTGCTTTGGTCTTAGGGGCCACAGTGGTCAATCGTTGGTTCGTTTCTCATAGAGGACTTCTCATGGGAATTTTAACAGCGAGTACTGCTACAGGTCAGATCATCTTTCTTCCATTTTTAGCTTCGCTTACAGAACAAGAAGGATGGAGAAATGCAGTCTATGCGGTTGCTTCTATATTAGCGATACTTCTTCCTACAGTATTCTTCTTGATGAAAGACTCTCCTAAACAGTCCGGGCTCTTACCTTATGGGGCGAAAAGTGAAGAAGAAGGTATCCTACCTGTTTCCGGAAATCCATTCATGGAAGCGATATCTGCATTAAGAGTTGGATTGAGATCCAGGAATTTTTGGCTTCTTGCGGGAAGTTTTTTTGTATGTGGAGCAAGCACTAACGGACTCGTAGGAACTCATTTAGTTCCTGCATGTTCTGATCATGGAATTCCAGAAGTAAGAGCTGCTGGTCTTTTAGCACTCATGGGAATTTTTGATTTGATCGGAACAGTTGGCTCCGGCTGGCTATCGGATAGAGTGAATAATAAAATTCTGTTATTTATGTATTATGGATTGAGAGGTATCTCCTTATTATTATTACCTCAAGCATTTGATCCTGAATCGAATAAACTTTCTATATTTGCAGTATTTTATGGATTAGATTGGATCGCTACTGTTCCTCCTACAGTTGCTTTGACTGCTAAAATATTCGGAAGAGAAAAAGTAGGATTGATGTTCGGTTGGGTAGTTGCATTCCATCAGATCGGAGCAGCTGTTGCTGCATTTGGAGCCGGTTATATCCGAACAGTACAAGGAGAATACGATCTTGCATTTATGTTTGCAGGAGCATTATGTGTGATCACAGCACTCGGGATATTTGCAGTATCAACAGAGAAAGAAGAAGGGAAACTTTCAGAAACACCTGAGTTCGCATCATAA
- a CDS encoding acylphosphatase, producing MAAKNEFRAKIRIRGTVQGVGFRYFVLQRAQECRLKGYTMNLPTGEVEVVVEGDKVFIEDLYKAVQRGPSKAKVTEATIHWEDAKGTFRTFEIKR from the coding sequence ATGGCCGCAAAAAACGAATTTAGAGCAAAAATTAGGATCCGAGGAACCGTACAAGGAGTTGGTTTTAGATATTTTGTGCTACAAAGAGCACAAGAATGCCGACTGAAAGGTTACACTATGAATCTTCCTACCGGCGAAGTAGAAGTTGTAGTAGAAGGAGACAAAGTTTTTATCGAAGATTTATACAAAGCAGTTCAAAGAGGACCTTCTAAAGCGAAAGTAACGGAAGCTACAATCCACTGGGAAGATGCTAAAGGTACGTTTAGGACTTTCGAGATCAAACGTTAA